From Microbacterium sp. LWH7-1.2:
TCCGAAGAGGGCCGCACGATCCGGCTGCGCCTGCGGGAGCTCGACGCCCAGCGACAGGCGCTGGCCGACGAGGGATCCTGATCTGATCCCGTCGGCTGGCGTCGGCGCCGGCCGCAGGGCAGGATGAGGACATGGCTCCTCGACGAGACGCGGATGTCGCGATCGACTGTTCCGATCTGTCGATCGCCCGCTCCGGGCGCGGGGGTTCAGCCCAGCGCGTCGTCGACGGCGTCTCGTTCACGTTGCCGCATGGGGGCATCCTCGCGCTGATGGGGCCGACGGGCTCCGGCAAGTCGTCGCTGGCGGCGGTGCTGGCAGGCGCCGACGAACCCGGCCTCGCCGTCGTCGGGGGCCGCGGTCTCGTCGAGGGGGTGGCGGTGCGGCGCCCCCGCCGCGCTCATCGGTATCTCACGTACTACGCCGGGTACGTCCCGCAGTCCGCCGGGGCCCGGCTGCCGGCACGCCTCACCGTCGCCGAGGTGATCGGCGAGCCCATCACGAGCCGCGACCGACGCGTCAGCGCACGCGCACTCGCGGTGCGGGTGGCGTCGCTCCTCGACGAGCTGTTGCTGCCGCTCGGCGCCGCTCCCAAATACCCGTACGAGCTCAGCGCGGGCATGCGCCAGCGCGTGGCCCTGGCCCGGGCGCTGGTGCTCCAACCTCGCGTTCTGATCGCCGACGAGCCCTTCGCCAACATGGACGTCGAGGTGCGCAAGGCGGCGCGCGAGGCGGTGCTCCGCCGGCGGCGTGAACTCGACATGGCGGCCCTCGTCGTGACGAATGAGCCGGATGTCGTACGTGAACTCGACGCGGACGTCCTCGTGCTGCGGGCGGGGCACGCGGTCGCCTTCGGACACGGAACGCAGGATCTGCTGTGGACGCCCGACGGCCGGGCCGATCAACGGCTGGTCAACTACTGAGCCGCCCGCGTGGTCATGAGCACGGGTTGAGCTTTGCTAGTATGGACTGGTTGCCCGCACGAGAGTGCGGAACATTCCTCCATAGCTCAATTGGCAGAGCAATCGGCTGTTAACCGATAGGTTCTTGGTTCGAGTCCAAGTGGGGGAGCGAAGGCCTCGGGGCTCCACCCCCGAGGCTTTCTTCGTCCCCGGGGACCCACATCGAGGAGTGCACATGGCGGCTCGCGCGAAGCCTTCGCCGCGTCTTGCCGTCGAGGGCGACGTACCCGCCCCGGCGCCCATCTACCGCTCGATCCCGCTGCTGCTCGCGCTGGGCGTGTTCGGCACCACGGTCCTCTGGGTCGGGCTCGTCGTGCTTTTCGGGGGTGGACCCTGGATGTTCCCGATCTCGGCGCCGGCGCCCTGGCTCTTCCTCGCGCTCGTGCCGTCGATCATCGCGATCCTTCTCGCGGTCCGGGGCATCGCATTGTGGTCGCTGGTGTTCGCAGCGGCGAGCGTGTGGCTCGTCCCCACGGGTATCGCGACGATCGCGGTCGTGCTCGTCGCCCTCTGGACGGTGCGCGGCATCCGAAGTCAGTGGGCTGCCCACGATCTCGATACCGTGATCTCCACCGCGGCCGCACATGGGCTTCCGGTTCTGGTCGTGCAGCACGTCGCGGGTAAGGCACGGCCGCGCAAGGCCACCGACACGACGCAGGTGCAGGTACGCGACGTCGACACCGGGGAACTCTCCACGGCCCGGATCTGGGGCCCGATGATCACGGGCACGACCTTCGTGCGCCAGGGGATGAACGTCATCGCGCAGGCTCCGCCCGGAGCCGAGGCGGAGCTCCGCCGCTGGGTCGAGCGACAGAACCGACGGAGCGCGGCGGCCACCGCCTGATCACCGCCGCAGCCGTGGGCCGGATCGTGCGGACGACCCGGTCCACGGCTGCACGGGGCCAGTTAGAGCATCGTCAGGAGCTCCTGCATCTCGGCGATCTCGGCCGTCTGGTCGTCGATCACGCGCTGGGCGAGGGCGAGAACATCCGGATCCTGGCCGTCGGCGAGGGCGGCCTCCGCCATCTCGACCGCGCCTTCGTGGTGCACGACCATCTGCTCCAGGAAGATGCGGCCGGCTTCCGTCCCCCCGGCCGCACCGAGCGCGGTCATGTCGGCCTCCGACATCATCCCGTCGCCGTGATCCATGCTCCCCGAGGCAGCGGGGTCGTCCGCGACACCCCACTCACCGAGCCATCCTTCCATGAGCTCGATCTCGGGACCCTGGGCGGCCTTGATCCGCTCCGCCAGCTGGACGACGGCGGGGTCTACTCCGTCCTTCTCGAGGATCATGTCCGACATCTCGATCGCCTGCTCGTGGTGCGGGATCATCATGACGACGAACATCTGGTCGGCCATCGATACGGAGCTCGCAGAGCCCGACGGCGTCCGCGACCCGTGGTCCATTCCGGGCATCGAACCCGGGCCGTCGGACCCGTTCGCACACCCCGCCAGCCCGAGGGCGATGGCAAGGGGGAGTGCGGCGATGAGGGCGCGCTTGCGGTGATTCATTTCTTCTTCTCTCTGTCGTCCGGGTATGGCGGTCAAGCGCCCGACGGGTCGGGCGCCGGACGGCTCACGTCCGGCTGATCGAGAGAAGGGTGAGAGAGGGGGGATGCTGCGGAGCACGGTCGACGGGCACCCCGAGGGCCGCGGCCCTCCAGGACGCATCGCGCCGCCCGATCAGCCACGAGGAGCCGTTCGGCGCGACGAGGATCACCGTGAGGAGGAGTGCGACGACGCAGACGACGGCCCACACGTTCGGCAGGGAGGTCTCGGCGAGCGTGGGGTCGGTCTCGACGATCGCGCCGTCGTGCGCATGATGCGGCGCCGTACGGGACTCCATGGACGTCGCCACCGCCGTGGGTGGCGATCCATGCGCGGCATGCGACCCCTGCGAAGCGAGCACGTGCATCCCGAGCAGTCCCAGCACGATCGCCGCGATCATCAGGACGTGGGCGCCGAGCCCAATGCGCGTCGAACGGGGCGCAGGCTGCGGAAGCGGCATCCGTTCACCCCTCGACGTCGGTACGCGGTCAGCGTGCCGACGAGTCTATCGCGATACCCCCTGAGGGTATAGCGTCACAGCGCTGCTCAGGCGTCGAGGTCGTCGATGCCGGGCGTCCAGGAACTTCCGGGTCGGCCCCAACCGCGCTTGCGCGCGATCTTCTGCACGGTCTTCCAATCTCCGTCGTCGAGGCGGTCGACGTAGAGGATGCCGTCGAGGTGGTCGAACTCGTGCTGCATGATCCGCGCGCGCCAGCCGTCGACTTGGATGCGGACGGGCTCGCCCTCCAGGTCCGTGCCGGTCACCAGCACCTCGTCGGATCGGCGCAACGGGAACCGCTCGCCGGGGAACGACAGGCATCCCTCGGACTCCTCGTCGGGGTCGGGGGCACCCGGCTCGAGCGACTTCATCCACAGTTCGGGATTGATGATCACGCCGCGCCAAGGCTTCCCGTCGTCGTCGGCGTACGCGTAGGTGTAGATGCGCAGCGGCACGCCCACCTGCGGAGCCGCGAGACCCACGCCGGGTGCGGCATCCATCGTCTCGAACATGTCGGCGACCAGGGTGCGGATCTCGTCCGTGATCTCTTCGACGACGGACGCGGGGGAGTGCAGGACGGGATCGCCCATGATGCGAATCGGGAGAACAGCCACGCCCTTGAGCCTATCGACCGGCGCCTGCGGCTAGTGTCGTTGTGTGGTGTGGACGGCGGTTGAGCTCGAGGACGTGGGCGATCAGCTCGTCGGCGCGTTCCAGAACCCCGGCATCCTCATCGGCATCCCGCTGGCCCTGCTCGGCGCCGTCTTCATGTCGTTCGGCGCGCAGTACCAGCACCGCGGCGTCACCAAGGTCGAGCGGCTCTACGGTTCCCAGAGCAACGGCGGGCTCGGTGCGAGCCACCTGCTGAAGCTCCTCGCGCGACCGTCCTGGGTGATCGGCACGGTGATGTTGGCGCTCGCCATCGTGTGCCAGCTGTCGGCGTTGGCGTACGCGCCGCTCATCGTGGTGCAACCTCTCGGGGCGATCGCCCTCGTCATCACGACCCTGCTGAACGCGCAGATCAGCGGTCACAAGCCGACCAGGCGCTCGCTGACCGCGATCGGCGCGTGCGTCGGCGGCATCTTCATCTTCGTGACGATCGCGGCACTGTTCGCGACCGAGAAGCCGGTTTCCAACGGTCAGCTGATCACCATCCTGGTGCTGCTGGGCGTCGTCACGATCGTCTTCGCGGGACTGTGGATATGGCTTCGCAAGCGCATGGGCGCCCTTTTCTACATCATCGCCGCCGGTGTCATCTACGGCTTCGTCGCGACGCTCGCGAAGGTCGTCATCGTCCGCATCCAGGCCCAGGACTTCAACTGGCTGACGTTCACCTGCCTCGCGGCCCTCATCGCAGGCGCCATCGTCGGCGCCTATTTCGTGCAGAACGCGTATGCCTCCGGGCCTCCCGACCTCGTCGTCGCCGGCCTCACCGTCATCGATCCCATCGTCGCGATCTTCATCGGGCTGACGGTGCTGCAGGAGGCCGCCGGCGCACCTCTCTGGGTCTACATCTCGTTCGCGCTGGTCGGCGCGGTCGCCGTGTGGGGCGTGTTCCAGCTCGCCCGTCATCACCCTCAGGTGCTCAGCGAGAGCCAGGAGCTCCCGATCCAGCGGGGGAGCGCCGGACGGGCGACGGATGCCGCGCACCCGCACACGGCATCGATAAAGGTGACCGAGGCCGTCGCCAAGGTGTGGCCGGAACCACCCGTGAAGGACCCGGCCGACGAGGCAGAGGGCAAGCCGGGCAGGTAGGCTCGTCCACGCACTCATCAGTGCGCGGGGCGGTGGCCAAGCTGGTCAAGGCAGCGGGCTCATAACCCGACGATCGTGGGTTCAAGTCCCACCCGCCCTACCCGAGAGGCCCGTCGCGATCATGCATCGCGGCGGGCCTCGACGCGTTCCACCGCATCCGCCGGCCCGCGGATAACGGCCGGATGAGAAATTCGTTCATACCCCTAACTTTCGGAGGGGGAAGCAGTGACGGGCGCCTCGGTTTGCCTGTAGCGTCAGCGACATCAATGTCCCTGGCTCCTGATGGAGGCGAACGATGAAGTTCTTGCAGAGGCTCGGCAGGTCGATCATGCTCCCGGTGGCTGTGCTGCCGGTGGCTGCGATCCTGTCCGGCATCAGCTACTGGATCAGCAACGGCGGAAAGAGTCCCAACCTCGTCTCCGCGTTCCTCGGCGCCGCCGGCGGCTCGCTGCTCGACAACATGGCGCTGCTGTTCGCCGTCGGCATCGCGCTCGGCATGGCGCAGAAGTCCGACGGCACCTCGGCGTTGGCCGGGCTCGTGTCGTGGCTCGTGGTGACGACCCTCCTCAAGCCTGAGACGGTCGCCCTCTACACGGGGATCGCCGACGTCAACGAGGTCGATCCCGCGTTCCTCAAGGTGCAGAACGTCTTCGTCGGCATCATCTGCGGTCTGATCGGCGCGTTCTGCTACAACCGCTTCAAAGACACGAAGCTCCCGGATGCACTCTCGTTCTTCTCGGGCAAGCGTTCGGTCGCGATCGTCACCGCCGGCGCGTCGCTGGTCGTCGCCATCGCTCTATTCTTCATCTGGCCATGGGTCTACGGCGGTCTCGTCACGTTCGGCGAGTGGATCGTCACGCTCGGGCCTTTCGGTACGGGCATCTACGGCTTCCTCAACCGGCTCCTCATCCCCGTGGGACTGCATCACGCGCTCAACTCGGTGTTCTGGTTCGACGTCGCCGGCATCAACGATCTGAACAACTTCCTGTCCGGCGAAGGCACGTACGGCGTCACCGGCCAGTACATGACCGGCTTCTTCCCGATCATGATGTTCGGCCTGCCGGGAGCCGCCCTCGCCATGTACCTCACCGCGAAGACCACGCGCAAGAAGCTCGCCTACGGAATCCTCCTCGGCGGCGCGATCTCGTCCTTCTTCGTGGGCGTCACCGAACCTCTCGAGTTCGCCTTCATGTTCCTGGCGCCCGTGCTGTATGTCACCCACGCCCTGTTCACGGGCATCTCGATGGCGATCAGTCAGATCCTGCCCGTGCGCATGGGCTTCGGCTTCTCGGGCGGCTTCATCGACCTCGTCCTCAACTGGATGAACCCGATGGCGCAGAACCCGTGGCTGATCCCCGTGATGGGTGTCTTCTGGTTCTTCATCTACTTCGGGGTGTTCTACTTCTTCATCAAGCGGTTCAACCTGAAGACCCCGGGCCGCGAGGACGACGACATCCTCGGGGAGGGGACGGAGTACGACACACACGTCGCCGACGACAAGTACCTCGTCACCGGCAGCCGCTTCATCGACGCGCTCGGCGGAAAAGACAACATCCTCGAACTGGAGAACTGCGCAACGCGCCTGCGTATGGAGATCGACGACGTCAGCAAGGTCGACGAGACCGCGCTCAAGCGCGCGGGCGCCGCGGGCACCATGAAACCGGGCGGCAAGTCGGTGCAGGTGGTCTACGGCACGAACGTCCAGTTCGTGAAGGACGCGATGGAGCAGATCATCGCGGGTGAGGTCGCGGCGCCGTCAGGTGCGGCGCCCGAGCCGGCGATCGCCCCTGCCGCCGGCGGCACCGCGGTGCTGACCGACACGCCCGCGACCACCACCGTCACCCTGCGCCAGCCGCTCGAGGGCAAGGTCGTGCCGCTGTCCGCAGTGCCCGACCCGACGTTCGCCCAGGGCATCATGGGGCCGGGCATCGCGATCGAGCCGACCGGCGACACGGTCGTCGCGCCGGCCGACGGCACCATCGGCGCCACGTTCGACAGCAGTCACGCGGTGGCGCTCGTGCTCGACGACGGCACCGAGCTGCTGATCCACGTCGGCATCGACACCGTCGGGATGAAGGGCGACGGGTTCGAGACCCTCGTCGAGAAGGGGC
This genomic window contains:
- the def gene encoding peptide deformylase, which encodes MAVLPIRIMGDPVLHSPASVVEEITDEIRTLVADMFETMDAAPGVGLAAPQVGVPLRIYTYAYADDDGKPWRGVIINPELWMKSLEPGAPDPDEESEGCLSFPGERFPLRRSDEVLVTGTDLEGEPVRIQVDGWRARIMQHEFDHLDGILYVDRLDDGDWKTVQKIARKRGWGRPGSSWTPGIDDLDA
- a CDS encoding DMT family transporter; amino-acid sequence: MVWTAVELEDVGDQLVGAFQNPGILIGIPLALLGAVFMSFGAQYQHRGVTKVERLYGSQSNGGLGASHLLKLLARPSWVIGTVMLALAIVCQLSALAYAPLIVVQPLGAIALVITTLLNAQISGHKPTRRSLTAIGACVGGIFIFVTIAALFATEKPVSNGQLITILVLLGVVTIVFAGLWIWLRKRMGALFYIIAAGVIYGFVATLAKVVIVRIQAQDFNWLTFTCLAALIAGAIVGAYFVQNAYASGPPDLVVAGLTVIDPIVAIFIGLTVLQEAAGAPLWVYISFALVGAVAVWGVFQLARHHPQVLSESQELPIQRGSAGRATDAAHPHTASIKVTEAVAKVWPEPPVKDPADEAEGKPGR
- a CDS encoding DUF6153 family protein; amino-acid sequence: MPLPQPAPRSTRIGLGAHVLMIAAIVLGLLGMHVLASQGSHAAHGSPPTAVATSMESRTAPHHAHDGAIVETDPTLAETSLPNVWAVVCVVALLLTVILVAPNGSSWLIGRRDASWRAAALGVPVDRAPQHPPSLTLLSISRT
- a CDS encoding ATP-binding cassette domain-containing protein yields the protein MAPRRDADVAIDCSDLSIARSGRGGSAQRVVDGVSFTLPHGGILALMGPTGSGKSSLAAVLAGADEPGLAVVGGRGLVEGVAVRRPRRAHRYLTYYAGYVPQSAGARLPARLTVAEVIGEPITSRDRRVSARALAVRVASLLDELLLPLGAAPKYPYELSAGMRQRVALARALVLQPRVLIADEPFANMDVEVRKAAREAVLRRRRELDMAALVVTNEPDVVRELDADVLVLRAGHAVAFGHGTQDLLWTPDGRADQRLVNY
- a CDS encoding DUF305 domain-containing protein is translated as MNHRKRALIAALPLAIALGLAGCANGSDGPGSMPGMDHGSRTPSGSASSVSMADQMFVVMMIPHHEQAIEMSDMILEKDGVDPAVVQLAERIKAAQGPEIELMEGWLGEWGVADDPAASGSMDHGDGMMSEADMTALGAAGGTEAGRIFLEQMVVHHEGAVEMAEAALADGQDPDVLALAQRVIDDQTAEIAEMQELLTML
- the nagE gene encoding N-acetylglucosamine-specific PTS transporter subunit IIBC, yielding MKFLQRLGRSIMLPVAVLPVAAILSGISYWISNGGKSPNLVSAFLGAAGGSLLDNMALLFAVGIALGMAQKSDGTSALAGLVSWLVVTTLLKPETVALYTGIADVNEVDPAFLKVQNVFVGIICGLIGAFCYNRFKDTKLPDALSFFSGKRSVAIVTAGASLVVAIALFFIWPWVYGGLVTFGEWIVTLGPFGTGIYGFLNRLLIPVGLHHALNSVFWFDVAGINDLNNFLSGEGTYGVTGQYMTGFFPIMMFGLPGAALAMYLTAKTTRKKLAYGILLGGAISSFFVGVTEPLEFAFMFLAPVLYVTHALFTGISMAISQILPVRMGFGFSGGFIDLVLNWMNPMAQNPWLIPVMGVFWFFIYFGVFYFFIKRFNLKTPGREDDDILGEGTEYDTHVADDKYLVTGSRFIDALGGKDNILELENCATRLRMEIDDVSKVDETALKRAGAAGTMKPGGKSVQVVYGTNVQFVKDAMEQIIAGEVAAPSGAAPEPAIAPAAGGTAVLTDTPATTTVTLRQPLEGKVVPLSAVPDPTFAQGIMGPGIAIEPTGDTVVAPADGTIGATFDSSHAVALVLDDGTELLIHVGIDTVGMKGDGFETLVEKGQKVTAGTPLLRFDLAKIQAAGHPSITPVIVLNNENAAVAFE